TAGGCCGCGTATGCGACGGCACCCACGGCAATCACGCCCAGGGCGACCGCGATGTAGCGACCCGGGCCGGGGGTCGGCTTCACCTCGACGAGGCCCAGTCGCTGACCGGCGCGCGTGCCGAGTTCGCGGCTGGTGCGTGACGCCTCACGGATCGCAACGCGGCCGTTATCGCGCGCAACGTCGATGACGGCGAGCGTGGCTCCGATCGCCCCGGTCACGGCCGGCAGGATCGCGCGGTTCCAGGTCTGCCGCGAGTGGTCGGCTGCAGAACGGACAGCGCCCACACCCGCCTCCACCCCGGGCTGCAGTCGTTTCTCGTAGGTCGTCTTCACGCGGGGTGCGACGTCGCGCTTGGCGACCGCTCCCGCCTGGCGACTCGCCTCCTTCAGCACAGAGGCAGCGTGGTCGAGCACCTCGCGCTGTTCACTCCACAGGTCACCGGCCTCCCCGCGCAGCTTCTTCAGATTGCGGCGGCTCTTTCGAGACAGTCCCATGATCGGTCCTCCTTGTGGGTGGCGGGCGAAATGTCGGCTCCATCCTTTCACTGACTCGGAGTTTCCCCAACGGACGCCGACGGAATGCTCAGGAAGCGCGCATCCCGCACCGTGACAGAATTGCGGCATGTCGATTCACACCGCTGTCGCAACCATCCACACGACCGAGGGCGACATTCGTGTCAACCTGTACGGCAACCACGCCCCGAAGACCGTCACAAACTTCGTGGGGCTCGCCACCGGCCAGATCGAATGGACGCACCCGGCGACCGGTCAGAAGACCACCGACCCGCTCTACAACGGCGTGATCTTCCACCGCATCATCAAAGACTTCATGCTGCAGGGGGGCGACCCACTCGGTCAGGGAATCGGCGGACCAGGCTACGAATTCGACGACGAGATCCACCCCGAGCTGCAGTTCACTGAGCCATACCTGCTCGCCATGGCGAACGCCGGTAAGCGTGGTGGCCGAGGAACCAATGGCTCGCAGTTCTTCATCACCACGGTGCCGACCACCTGGCTGAACGGCAATCACACGATCTTCGGCGCCGTCGCCGACGACGAGTCGAAGAAGGTCGTCGACGCCATCGAGGCCGTGCCGACCGATGGCCGCGACAAGCCGCTGCAGGATGTCGTCATCACCAGCATCGAGGTCGCCGAGGTCGCGTGACCGAACCCGCGCCCGGCGCCGGGGAGGCCGTCGACCCGAACGTCTGTTACCGGCACCCCGGCCGGCGCTCGTTCGTGCTGTGCCAACGGTGCGGCCGCACCGTCTGTGGTGAGTGCCAAACGCCGGCCGCCGTCGGCGTGCAGTGCCCCGAGTGCGTGGCGCAGGCGCGCTCCACACTGCCGAGACAGAAGCCGGCGTACGTTCGCGCATTCCGCCGCGGTGGAGCGACGCCCGTCGTCACCTACACGATCCTCGCTATCACCCTCGGCGTCTTTGTTCTGCAATTGGTGACGGGAGGCGCCGTCACGCGGGCGCTCGGATACGCCCCACCACTCACCCCCATCGAGCCGTGGCGCATGCTGACGGTGGCCCTGGTGCACAGCCCAAGTTCGTTCTTCCACATCCTGTTCAACATGTACGCCCTGTTCGTGCTGGGCCCTCTGCTGGAACAGCTCGTCGGGCGAGCGCGGTTCCTCGTCGTGTACGTGGTGAGCACCTTCGCCGGCTCGGTCGCCGTCTTGTGGCTGGCGCCGCTCACGTTCGTGGTGGGCGCATCCGGCGCGATCTTCGGTCTCTTCGGTGCCTTCTTCGTCATCCAGCGACGGCTGGGCGGCAACACCGTGCAGCTCATGGTGATTCTCGGCATCAACCTGGCACTGGGATTCGTGGTTCCCGGCATCTCGTGGCAGGCGCACGTCGGTGGCCTGCTCGGTGGCGCGGTCGTCGCCCTCATCATGGTGCGCACCCGCAGGCGCGACCAGCAGGTGCTGCAGGGCGTGCTCATCGCCGTGTTCGGCGCCCTGCTCGTGGCCAGTACGGTGCTGCGGTTTTCCGGCCTCGGGTAGGCGAACGGTTATCCACAGCCCCATCCACAGTGGGGATAAGAATCACAGCCGTGTCATTCCACCCCCTTTTCGGGGGTGATTGCGCAGCCGTGGAGAAGCGCGGCTAGCGCCAGCGAGTGGTCATCAAGAAGCCGATGAACATGATGCCGAAGCCGACCATGATGTTCCACGGGCCGATCGCCGCAATCGGTAACGCCGACGCGCTCACGTAGTAGGTGATGATCCAGATGAGGCCAAGCAGCATGAAGCCGAACATCACCGGCTTGAACCACACCGGGTTGGGGGCGTCGGCGCCGCTGCGGGCGTTGTTGGGGTTCTCAGCGTCGCGCGCAGTCGTCCGTGCCATGCCCCGCAGTCTACCCGGCACAGCCCGCCAATTTCGTGGATGCTCGGGGCCGGGCCGCGTAAAGGTCGCGCGCCTACAATGAAGCGGTGACCGACAGCATCCCGAACGATGCGGCGTACCGTCCACGCGACGGGCGCCGGATGCGTCCTGGGCGTTCGCGACGCCGACTCAGTGTCGTGGGAGTGTTCGGGGAGCTACTCATCACCGCCGGTGTCGTCGTCATGCTCTTTCTCGGCTGGTACGTGTGGCTGAACGACATCATCGCCGGCGCCCAACAGCAAAACGCCGCCTCCGAGGTGCAAGAGCAGTTGCGCGCGGAGTTCGAACGCGACAGGGCCGAGTCACCTGACGAGCCGAGCGAACCGCGCGAACCGGGCGAGCCCGCCGTCACCGCCGCCCCTCCCGAGGGGGAGGCCTTTGGCACGCTCATCGTTCCGCGCTTCGGCGACAGCTACGTGCGCACGATCGCCTCGGGTGTCGACCTTCAGACGGTCCTGAACAACCCGCGTCTCGGTGTTGGGCATTACATGGAGACGCAGATGCCGGGGGAGCTCGGCAACGTGGCCCTCGCCGCTCACCGCACCACCTACGGGGCTCCCTTCGCCGATATCGCTGAACTCCGCGTGGGTGACCGGATCTACGTCGAGACCCGAGACGGCTGGTACGAGTACGTTTTCCGGAACCTCGAATACGTGTGGCCGACGGCTGTACAGGTGCTTGAGCCTGTACCGCAAGCGCCGCAGGTCGAGGCGAACGAGCGCTACCTGACGCTCACCAGCTGCAACCCGCGATTCTCGGCGGCCGAACGCATCATCGCCTACGCCGTGTTCGAGACCTGGTACCCGCGCGAGGATGGCCCCCCGGCTGAGATCTCGGGCCTGACGCAGGCGGCCGCAGCGCCGACGATCGGTTAGGCGCCGCACATGTACGCAGCCCTCTGGCGTATCCTGCCCGGACCCCCCTGGGTGCGGGTGATCATCCTTCTCGTGCTCGCCACCGCAGTGCTCGCCGCTCTCGTTCAATGGGTGTTCCCCTGGGCGGCCGACACCTTCCTTCCCCAAGAATCCACCGTGGAGCAGTGACCGTGCGCGTTCTCGTCATCGACAACTACGACAGCTTCGTGTACACGCTCGACGGGTACCTGCAGCAGCTCGGCGCCGAAACAACGGTGTTGCGCAATGACGCCGTCTCCACTGACGCTGTGGCCGAGCTCATCGCCGACTACGACGCGGTGCTCGTCTCGCCCGGCCCCGGTAACCCCGCCGAGGCGGGTATCTCAATCGCCGCTGTACACGCCGCCATCGCCGCCGCCAAGCCCCTTCTGGGGGTGTGCCTGGGCCATCAGGCGATCGCGGAGGCGCTCGGAGGCGTCGTCACGCACGCCGAAGAGCTCATGCACGGCAAGACGTCGCAGGTCGTGCACGACGGGGATGCGCTGTTCGACGGTGTGCCCGAGAGCTTCCGCGCCACGCGCTATCACTCGCTCGCGGTCGTCGACGGAACGGTGCCCGACGACCTGGTCGTCACGGCGCGCACGGAGGGCGGCGTCATCATGGGAGTGCGGCATCGTTCCGCGCCCGTTCACGGCGTGCAGTTCCACCCCGAGTCGGTGCTCACCGAAGGCGGCTACCGGATGCTCGGCAACTGGCTCGCTGAGGCGGGACTTCCCGAGGCGGCTGAGACCGCCCGCGGCCTGAGCCCGCTCATGTCGAGCGACGCGGCTGCGGGCGCGTAGCGACTTCTCGAGCGTCAGCCGTCGCTGCCGCCCCCGGCCGCTCCGCTGCAGTACACGAGGGTGATCGGCGACGACTGTGGTTGGTCGCCCGGCGGGAGAGACTGCCCGACGACGATGGCGCCCTGGCAGCCGCCGTCGGCCTGCACCGTCACTTGAAGCCCAAGGTTGCGGGCCTGCGCCGTCGCGTCCCCGATGGGGAGGTTGCGCAGGTCGGGAACCGACACGAGGCCGTTAGAGATCGTGAGGTTCACGATGTCGCCCTCGCGCAGCTGAACACCGGTGTCGGGGTCGGTGCGAATGACGACGTTCGCACGAATCGTGCCCGAGTTCTCGCTCGTGACCGTGCCGACCACGAGACCGCGCGACTCAATTTGCGCCGTCGCGGCGGCGATGTCGAGGTTGCGTACGTCGGGCATTTGCACGCGTGCGGCGCCCGAGGACACGAAGACGCGGATCTCCTGACCCGGCGACACCGAGATGCCGGGACTCGGCTCGGTGCGCAGAATCAGGCCTTCATCCTCGGCCGTTCCCGTCTCCTGGATGGCGGACACCCGCAGGTTCTCGTCGATAAGAATCGCCTCACCGTCTTCGAAAGCGAGACCCACCACGTCGGGCACCTCGACGGCAACGGTTCCGACGAGCCCTCCGTCGCGGTCGAGGGTGAACGCCCAGAAGAGTACGGCGGCGATCAGCACGGCGACGACGACGATGCCCGACCAGATCCAGGCGACGGGGGGTCGGCTCTGCGTGCGTGTACGGCGGTCGTCATCGTCGATGGTCAGCTGCCGCATGGCGGCCTCCGTTCCGGCGGTCGCCTGCGGGTTGACGCCGAACAGCGACATCGTCGGGTCGTTGTCTGAGTCGGTGCGGCGCGGCGGGACTTGTCCGGCCGCGGCAGCCGAGAGGTCGGCCCGAAACTCCGCTGCCGTTTGGAAGCGCTGGAATCGGTCTTTTGCGAGGGCGTGCATGACAACGGCGTCGAGGGCCGGCGAGACGGCAGGGTTCAGGCTGCTCGGCGTCGGCGGAACCTCACTCACGTGCTGGTAGGCGACGGCGACGGGCGAGTCACCTCGGAAGGGCGGGCGCCCCGTGAGCAGCTCGAACAACACGACGCCCGTCGAGTAGAGGTCGGTGCGAGCATCCACGGTTTCGCCGCGGGCCTGCTCGGGCGAGAAGTACTGCGCCGTGCCGAGGATCGTGGAGGTCTGCGCGACCGTCGCGGACGAGTCGGAGATCGCGCGGGCGATACCGAAGTCCATGACCTTCACCTGGCCGGTGGCGGTCACCATGATGTTGCCGGGCTTCACGTCGCGGTGCACGACACCCGCCCGGTGCGAATACTCGAGCGCGGTCAGCACCTGCTCGATGATCTGCGACGCCTCGGCCGCGGGCAGCGGACCGTCGAGCACCATGTCTTTCAAAAGGCGCCCGTCGACGTGCTCCATGACGATGAACGGGATGACCGTTTCGCTCCCGTCGGCCTCGCGCCGCACCTCTTCGCCGGCATCGAACACGCGGACGATCGTGGGATGCGCCATACGTGCGGCGGCCTGAGCCTCCTGGCGGAATCGGGTGCGGAACACCGGGTCGGAGGCGAGCGACGATTTCAAGAGCTTGACGGCGACACGGCGGCCGAGCCGGGCATCCGTCGCGATGTGCACGTCGGACATGCCCCCGCGGCCGATGAGCGCACCGAGCTCGTAGCGGCCCGCGATCAGGCGGGTGCCGGGGGTGGTGCTGTCCATCGGGGTCCGTTTCGTTGCGGGGGAAATCGTCGTTAGTGAGTGTAGGCGGATGCGCGGCTCACCACCGCTCCGGGTCCTCCCGGAGCGGTATCGGCTCGGTAACGCCCGCCGCTATTCCTCGTCGTCAGGGTCGGGGCTCGGACTCGGCGTCGGGGCTCGGACTCGGCGTCGGGCTCGGACTCGGCGTCGGGCTCGGACTCGGCGCTGGCTCTTGAATCGGAACCGCGAGCTCGTTCGACCTCTCGGACTGCAGATCACCGCACAGGGCGATGTACGTCACTCT
The sequence above is a segment of the Microcella alkaliphila genome. Coding sequences within it:
- a CDS encoding peptidylprolyl isomerase; protein product: MSIHTAVATIHTTEGDIRVNLYGNHAPKTVTNFVGLATGQIEWTHPATGQKTTDPLYNGVIFHRIIKDFMLQGGDPLGQGIGGPGYEFDDEIHPELQFTEPYLLAMANAGKRGGRGTNGSQFFITTVPTTWLNGNHTIFGAVADDESKKVVDAIEAVPTDGRDKPLQDVVITSIEVAEVA
- a CDS encoding rhomboid family intramembrane serine protease, yielding MTEPAPGAGEAVDPNVCYRHPGRRSFVLCQRCGRTVCGECQTPAAVGVQCPECVAQARSTLPRQKPAYVRAFRRGGATPVVTYTILAITLGVFVLQLVTGGAVTRALGYAPPLTPIEPWRMLTVALVHSPSSFFHILFNMYALFVLGPLLEQLVGRARFLVVYVVSTFAGSVAVLWLAPLTFVVGASGAIFGLFGAFFVIQRRLGGNTVQLMVILGINLALGFVVPGISWQAHVGGLLGGAVVALIMVRTRRRDQQVLQGVLIAVFGALLVASTVLRFSGLG
- a CDS encoding cell division protein CrgA; translation: MARTTARDAENPNNARSGADAPNPVWFKPVMFGFMLLGLIWIITYYVSASALPIAAIGPWNIMVGFGIMFIGFLMTTRWR
- a CDS encoding class E sortase, coding for MTDSIPNDAAYRPRDGRRMRPGRSRRRLSVVGVFGELLITAGVVVMLFLGWYVWLNDIIAGAQQQNAASEVQEQLRAEFERDRAESPDEPSEPREPGEPAVTAAPPEGEAFGTLIVPRFGDSYVRTIASGVDLQTVLNNPRLGVGHYMETQMPGELGNVALAAHRTTYGAPFADIAELRVGDRIYVETRDGWYEYVFRNLEYVWPTAVQVLEPVPQAPQVEANERYLTLTSCNPRFSAAERIIAYAVFETWYPREDGPPAEISGLTQAAAAPTIG
- a CDS encoding anthranilate synthase component II, coding for MTVRVLVIDNYDSFVYTLDGYLQQLGAETTVLRNDAVSTDAVAELIADYDAVLVSPGPGNPAEAGISIAAVHAAIAAAKPLLGVCLGHQAIAEALGGVVTHAEELMHGKTSQVVHDGDALFDGVPESFRATRYHSLAVVDGTVPDDLVVTARTEGGVIMGVRHRSAPVHGVQFHPESVLTEGGYRMLGNWLAEAGLPEAAETARGLSPLMSSDAAAGA
- the pknB gene encoding Stk1 family PASTA domain-containing Ser/Thr kinase, which gives rise to MDSTTPGTRLIAGRYELGALIGRGGMSDVHIATDARLGRRVAVKLLKSSLASDPVFRTRFRQEAQAAARMAHPTIVRVFDAGEEVRREADGSETVIPFIVMEHVDGRLLKDMVLDGPLPAAEASQIIEQVLTALEYSHRAGVVHRDVKPGNIMVTATGQVKVMDFGIARAISDSSATVAQTSTILGTAQYFSPEQARGETVDARTDLYSTGVVLFELLTGRPPFRGDSPVAVAYQHVSEVPPTPSSLNPAVSPALDAVVMHALAKDRFQRFQTAAEFRADLSAAAAGQVPPRRTDSDNDPTMSLFGVNPQATAGTEAAMRQLTIDDDDRRTRTQSRPPVAWIWSGIVVVAVLIAAVLFWAFTLDRDGGLVGTVAVEVPDVVGLAFEDGEAILIDENLRVSAIQETGTAEDEGLILRTEPSPGISVSPGQEIRVFVSSGAARVQMPDVRNLDIAAATAQIESRGLVVGTVTSENSGTIRANVVIRTDPDTGVQLREGDIVNLTISNGLVSVPDLRNLPIGDATAQARNLGLQVTVQADGGCQGAIVVGQSLPPGDQPQSSPITLVYCSGAAGGGSDG